TTGATCGGCCGATCGATGAGTTCGACGCTGGCGAGGCGCGTGTTGTTGCTGAGCGAGATCTCGCCGCCAGTTTCAAGGGTGTCGCCGCCCGCATCGTCGCCTGGCGTGTAGGCGGCTTCGACGCGCAGATTCAGGTCGCCCTGCGTATCGTTCTGGGTCTGCAGGCGCACGGGGCTGCCGAGCCCGACGTCTTCAAGAGTTTGGGTGTCGAGTACCTCGCCGGTATCGGCGTTGATGAGCTTGACCACGACGTCGGCGGGGTCGAGGTTGCCACCATCGACCACGCCGGGCCCGAGGTCGAGCCGACGCACCGTGACGGAGACGGGCAGGAGGTCGCCGACGAACGCGGTGGCGGGCAGGTCGATCCGGTCGATGGCGAGGTCGAGCCGCTGCTCGTCGGAGCCCAGCGGCACGGCATAGACCGGGGCCTGCAGCGCGGCGAGCTTGTCGATGAACGGCTGGCCGGTCGGCTGGGGCGACTGCGCGTCGGTGATGAGCACGATGCCCGAGATGGCCCTGCCTGCGGCGAGCTGGAGCGCCTGGTCCACCGCGGTCCGCAGGTTGGTCGCCTGCTGCTGCGCGGGCGGCAAGAGGGCGGCGAGCGCCTCGGCGTCGGCCGGGTCGACCGCGGTCGGCGGGTCGATCGGGTACGCATCGCGGTCAAAGCCCAGCCAGACGATGTGCCGGTTCGCGCCCAGACGGTCGTCGCCAAAGACGCCGGCCTGGTTCGCGAGCGCTTCACGCAGCGCGGCGTCGCGGCTGACGACGCCCGCGCCTTCCCCCGCGCCCAGCGCGATATCCTCAAACCCCAGCGACGCGCTGCGGTCCACCATCACCAGCAGCCAGTCCGGGTCCGGCGTCGTGTCGGTCCGCACCAGCGTCGGCCCGGCCAGGAGCACCGCGATCAACACCAGCAGCACCGCACGCAGCAACGCCAGCCCGATCCGCAGCGGCCGCGCACCGAGCAGACGGTGGTAGCTCCAACCGGCCAGCGCCAGGGCCGCGAGCACAATCAGCACCCACGCCCAGCCCGGCAGCGGGTGGTCCCAGCCCAGCGCGGTGTTCTCCGCGCTAAGCGACATCGAGTCGTCTAGCCCCAGCGCCCGGTCGAGCCACGACGCGGCAAGTGTGAACGGGAGTGACACCATTACGCCGCCCTCCCGCGCGTTTCGTTTTGTGATGCGGTACTTGCGCCCGATGCGCCGCGGCCCGACAGCGCGCTCAGTGCCCGCCCCACCACCGTCGGCCGATCACGGTCGGTCGCGTGGCTGAACACACGCGCCAGCCAAGTCTCCAGCAGCAGCAGACCCAGCACCCCCCAAAGCAGCGGCCAGGTCAGGTCACGCAGACGCGAGCCCGTCGCGAGCACGCCGCCCGCGTTGCGTTTGTCTTCGAGGTACGACCAACCGCCGAGCTTGTCGAGCCACTGCTCAAGCCGGGGCTGCGCGGGATAGGTGTCGCCGGCCGAGGCGTCGGCGTTGACCGCGAGCAGCTGCGGCTTCCCGGCCGAGGCGCCGGCGGTGTAGATGCCCGGGCGGACAAGCGCGTGGCCGGCCGTGGCGTGGTCGCCGTCCGTCAGGACCATTACGGCGCTGGGTGGGTCTTCGTTTGATTCGTTGGCGTTGGCGTTGGCGTCAAACACGGGCGACCACACGAGCTCGCCGGCGTTGCGCCACCCGCGCCCGAGGTCGGGCCGATCCCCCGCGACGACCGGCGTCAGCCGGCCCGCATCGCCCAGCACCCCGCGCAGCGCGTCGTGGACCAGCGGCGCAAAGAGCGGCCGTACCACCAAGTTCGTAAACCGCGTGTCCGGCGCAGTGCCCATCAAGAGCAATGTCCCCGAGCCCACCGCCCGACTCGCCATCAGCACCGGGCGGTCCGCGACTGCCAGCCCCGCGCGGCTTGTATCCAGCGCGATCCAGCGGTCCTCGTCCGGCGTCGCGAGCGGCAGCCGACGCGACACGCTCACCCAGCCCAGCTTCTCGCGCCAGTCGGCCGCGAGGTATTGCAGCACCGCCGGCGCACGCACCGACGCGTCCAGCGTTGCGGGCTCACGATCCGTTTCGTCTTCATCGCCCGGCGTCTCCACCAGCGCATCGCCGACCTCCCAGGGCAACTCGAACACACGCACCAAGCTCTGCGGCCAACGCGCCTGGTCCTCCACCGCCGGCGTAAACACCCACACCAATCCGCCCTGCTCCGCGAAGGTATGCAGCGCCTCCCAACCACCGGGCGTCAACTGGTCAGGACGCAGCACCACCGCCGCATCGACCGACGATAACGACGACTCGCTCACCGCCGTCGGCGTCAGCGCCGTCACCTCGAACGGCCCGGCCCCCGACCCCCCGCCGCCCATCGGCGACAGCGCGGCCCGCGCCCACTGCCACGGCTGCAACGCCCCAGGCGCTTCGTTCACCCGCGAGCCATCGTCGATCAACGCCACCTGCAAACGCTCACGCAGACGCACCACCGCCACCGCGCGGTCGTCGGCCGGCAGCGCATCGACCCCCGCCTCGGCGTTCGCCGCAGTGAGCTGCGCGACCACCACCAGCTCGCGCCCGCCGCGCGTCGCCTCGGCGTCGAGCGCGGCCGGGAGGTCGAGATTCACCACCGTCTCGCGTTGACCGGCCAGCCACCGCGCGGTCCGCGTCGCCTCGGCCAGCGTGTTGCCCTGCGCATCATGAAGTGCAACGTTGAGCGTGACCGATCGGCCAAGCGTCTCGCCGCCGAACCGCCGCAGCCGGACCTCCGTGCTGATCGACGTCGCGCCATCGCCCGACGCGACGACCATCCGGCGGCGCGGCGTGACCGAGACGACCTGCACGTTGTCCGTGCCCTGCGCGGGCAGTGCCGTGACGATCTCCGCGCGGTCGCCGAGCCCCGCGAGCTCGGGCGGCAGGGCCTCGTCGAGGTACGCCGCCGAGCGGGCGAAGTCGCTGAGCAGCACGACGACCGCCTGGCCGTCGCGCACACCCTGCTCGTCCATCGCGTCGTTGACCCGGACGAGCGCCGCGACGAGGTCGCTGCGCCCGTAGCGCGGCGTGATCTTATTGATCGTCTCGCGCAGCGCGTCCCGGTCCGACGTCGGCGTGTCCGTCAGCATCACCGGCGGCCGCCCCATCCGCAGCACCACCGCGCGGTCGCCCTCTTCGAGCGCATCGACCACGGTGATCGCTTCTAGTTTCAGCCGATCCAGCCGGGTCCCCCCGGCCTCGCGCGTCTGCGTCGAGAGCGCATCGTCGACCACGATGTACACCACCCGCCCGCTCGACTGCCCCGTCAACAAGCCGCCAAGCCCGCCGGCCGCGCCGCAGCCCGACAGCACGGGCCCCGCAAGCGCGAGCCCCGCGACCAACACGGCTAGGCAACGCACCAGCAGCAGCAGCAGCCGTTCAACCTGCAGGCGTTTGCGCTGCTTCTTGTACGCCTCCAATAAGAACCGCATCGCGCCCCACGGCTCGGGCCGCCGCCGAAACCGACTCATCAGGTGGATCACGATCGGCACCGACACCGCCAACGCCCCGACCGCCGCGATCGCGGGGACGGTGAACAGGCCGCCAGCGGCTTGGGCGAGCGCAGCGATCAACAGATACCCCCGGCAACAGAAACATGAAACCACCGATGCACACCGATACACACCGATCGAAACGGAGAAGCATCACGCAAAGGCGCAAAGGCGCAGAGTAAAAAAATCAGCTCCTCACTTAGCGCCTTTGCGCCTTTACGTGAGGTCACGTCGCCTTGATATCCATGTGCATCGGTGTGCATCGGTGGTTTCATGACTACGACCCCCGCGCGATCATCGCCGCACGCCGCGCCAGGAACATGCTCAGCGGCGCGCCCAGCGGCGCGCTCGTGTCGAGCAGCAGGTGGTCAAAGTGGAACTTCTGGCACGCATCCTCCACCGCGTCGCGGTGCTCGGCCACGACCTCCAGGTACGCCTTCTGGATCGCCTGCGCATCCAGCGGCAGCCGGCCCTCGCCTTCCATCCCCATGAACTCGCTTACGCTGCGGAACGGAAACGAAAGCTCGGCAGGGTCCATCACGCGCAGCACGATCGCATCGTGCCCCCGGTGGCGCAGCTTCGCCAAGCCCTGCTCGATGGCGTCCACATCGTCGAACAAATCACTAATCAGCACCACCAAGGACCGCTGCTTGAGCCCCGCGATCATCGGGTCGAACATCGCGGCCAGATTCGTCCGCCCACGGATCGTGTCCGCAGTGGGCTTCGCTTTCAGCGATGAAGCATTTTCCGTGGGGCCCACCAGGTCCGCCTCGACCAGCGCCTGCGTAATGTTGCGCCAGTGGTGCTTGTTGTTGCTCAGCCGGGTCGAACGCTGCACCGTGTCCGCAAACACCGTCAGCCCAACACGGTCCGCCTGCATGAGCGCGAGGTGCGCCACCGCAACCGCCAGCGCCGCCGCGTGATCGATTTTGCGCCAGCCGGCCGGCGCTTTGCCTTTGAGGTCGCGCCCCGCGCCTTCCGGGGGCTTGCCTTCGTTCATCAGTTCGCCGCGCGGCTTGCCGGCGGTAAACCGTGTGCCCGAGGTGTACCCCATCGACGCCGAGACATCGACCAGGATCATCAGGTCCAGGTTCGTCTCGCGGACGTACTGCTTGAGGTACAGCTTGTCCGTCTTGGCCATCACCTTCCAGTCGAGGAAGCGCAGGTCGTCGCCGGGCACATACTGCCGGTGCTGCGCAAACTCGACCGAGAACCCCTGCATCGGCGAGCGGTGCTGCCCGGACATGAGCCCCTCAACAATCATCCGCGCCCGCATCTCCAACGACCCCACACGCGCGAGCGTGTGCGGGTCGAGGTAGCTGGTGAAGGAGGCGGTGGAGGTGGGCATGCGAATCAAAACTCGATCAGGAGAAAAAGACAAAGCTCGTTGCGCCACCCATCTGTGGATATGGCCTTCAACGGTTCAAGAACGGAACTCGCGAACTCTGGTGCCCATCCCTCAGCTATCTGCTTACCATCCCTATTGCAGGTGTATTCAGGTGATGACATCGCTTCAGCCCATTTAAACGCGATGTCCGATGTCCGATCGTCATCTATCTCTGCCAGCGTTTGTCTGAAGGGATCATTGAAAACCAAGACAATCGCACCCGCAGAAGGCGGCGCATAGAAAGCCGGCTCTAGTAACGGTTCTATGCCGAGTAGGCTAGACAGTGGTTCGTACTCTATGTGCGTAAAACCTTTCGAACAGATGTGTGGCCTCTCTCGCATACTATCTGGAATTCGTTGCTCTAAAAACCGCAGGTAATCACCTTCGATCCCTACCACATCGTGCTTGGACAGCACGATGTTTTCTTCCTCTTTCCACTCCGGCTCTGTGCTGGTGGTTCTTTTTTCTTCGCCTGTGAATGGATTGCGAACCACAAGGTCTCGTGGAGTAGAAAGCGGTGCTTTCCAGTCCGGAAACATCTGCAATAAGTCATCCGATGTAGCCAAAAACAAGGTTGAATAGATCGCCAAACCAAAGACTCCCATTTAGTTTTCACACGACTTATCGAAGCACCGCTTCCGCCTGCGCATCGCTCGCCGCGTCGACCTGGATGTGTCCCAGCAACTGGTCCACCAAGTCGTCGCTGGTCACGCCGTCCGCCTCGGCGGCGAAGTTGGTGAGCAGGCGGTGACGCAGGACGGGCAGGGCAACGGCTTGAATATCTTCGGGCTCGACGTGCGTTCGGCCGCGCAGCAGCGCGTGGGCCTTGCCGGCGAGGATGAGGTTCTGGCTGGCGCGCGGGCCGGCGCCCCAGCTCAGGTACTTGGCGAGGAAGTCGGGGCGTTGGTCGGCCTCGCCGCGTGCCGGAAAACGCGTCGCGCGCACCAGCCGCAGGGCGTACTGCACCACATGGTCCGCCACGGGCACGTCCCGCACCATGTCCTGGATCATCAAGACCTGCTCGGCATTGAGGACCGGCTTGATCTCCGGGCGGTGCCGGGCGGTCGTGCGCTTCACGATGTCGAGCTCTTCCTGCTCGGTCGGGTAGCCGACCTTGATGTTGAACATGAAGCGGTCGAGCTGGGCCTCGGGCAGCGGGTAGGTGCCCTCCTGCTCGATGGGGTTTTGGGTCGCGAGGACGAAGAACGGCTGGGGCAGCGCGTGGCGCATCCCGCCGGCGGTGACGTGGTGCTCCTGCATCGCTTCCAGGAGCCGGCCTGCGTCTTGGGCGGGGTGCGGTTGATCTCGTCGGCGAGGACGACGTTGGCGAAGACAGGCCCCTTGACGAAGCGCATCTCGCGGTGGCCCGTGGACTTGTTTTCTTCGATCACCTCGGTGCCAGTGATGTCACTGGGCATGAGGTCCGGTGTGAACTGGATGCGGTTGAACTCAAGAGAGAGGGTCTGGGCGACGGTGGAGACGAGGAGCGTTTTGGCGAGCCCCGGCACGCCAACGAGGAGCCCGTGGCTCCGGGTGAAGAGGCAGATGAAGAGCTGCTCGATGACGGTGTCCTGGCCGACGATGGCGTTGGCGACCTGGGTCTTGAGGTCGGCGGCGGCCTGTGCGACTTCGAGCAGGAGCTGCTCGGGGCTGTTGGGGCTGGGGTCGTTCGCGTCGGGCATGGTGGGCTCGGGGAGGGGCGGGGGAGGGGACGGGCGAGTATAGCCCGCCGGACCAGCGGGGACCGGGCCCCGGGTTAGACGACGGGAGAGCCCGTGGGGTTCC
The sequence above is a segment of the Phycisphaeraceae bacterium D3-23 genome. Coding sequences within it:
- a CDS encoding VWA domain-containing protein; the protein is MIAALAQAAGGLFTVPAIAAVGALAVSVPIVIHLMSRFRRRPEPWGAMRFLLEAYKKQRKRLQVERLLLLLVRCLAVLVAGLALAGPVLSGCGAAGGLGGLLTGQSSGRVVYIVVDDALSTQTREAGGTRLDRLKLEAITVVDALEEGDRAVVLRMGRPPVMLTDTPTSDRDALRETINKITPRYGRSDLVAALVRVNDAMDEQGVRDGQAVVVLLSDFARSAAYLDEALPPELAGLGDRAEIVTALPAQGTDNVQVVSVTPRRRMVVASGDGATSISTEVRLRRFGGETLGRSVTLNVALHDAQGNTLAEATRTARWLAGQRETVVNLDLPAALDAEATRGGRELVVVAQLTAANAEAGVDALPADDRAVAVVRLRERLQVALIDDGSRVNEAPGALQPWQWARAALSPMGGGGSGAGPFEVTALTPTAVSESSLSSVDAAVVLRPDQLTPGGWEALHTFAEQGGLVWVFTPAVEDQARWPQSLVRVFELPWEVGDALVETPGDEDETDREPATLDASVRAPAVLQYLAADWREKLGWVSVSRRLPLATPDEDRWIALDTSRAGLAVADRPVLMASRAVGSGTLLLMGTAPDTRFTNLVVRPLFAPLVHDALRGVLGDAGRLTPVVAGDRPDLGRGWRNAGELVWSPVFDANANANESNEDPPSAVMVLTDGDHATAGHALVRPGIYTAGASAGKPQLLAVNADASAGDTYPAQPRLEQWLDKLGGWSYLEDKRNAGGVLATGSRLRDLTWPLLWGVLGLLLLETWLARVFSHATDRDRPTVVGRALSALSGRGASGASTASQNETRGRAA
- a CDS encoding DUF58 domain-containing protein encodes the protein MPTSTASFTSYLDPHTLARVGSLEMRARMIVEGLMSGQHRSPMQGFSVEFAQHRQYVPGDDLRFLDWKVMAKTDKLYLKQYVRETNLDLMILVDVSASMGYTSGTRFTAGKPRGELMNEGKPPEGAGRDLKGKAPAGWRKIDHAAALAVAVAHLALMQADRVGLTVFADTVQRSTRLSNNKHHWRNITQALVEADLVGPTENASSLKAKPTADTIRGRTNLAAMFDPMIAGLKQRSLVVLISDLFDDVDAIEQGLAKLRHRGHDAIVLRVMDPAELSFPFRSVSEFMGMEGEGRLPLDAQAIQKAYLEVVAEHRDAVEDACQKFHFDHLLLDTSAPLGAPLSMFLARRAAMIARGS
- a CDS encoding MoxR family ATPase, which gives rise to MFNIKVGYPTEQEELDIVKRTTARHRPEIKPVLNAEQVLMIQDMVRDVPVADHVVQYALRLVRATRFPARGEADQRPDFLAKYLSWGAGPRASQNLILAGKAHALLRGRTHVEPEDIQAVALPVLRHRLLTNFAAEADGVTSDDLVDQLLGHIQVDAASDAQAEAVLR